From Pan paniscus chromosome 9, NHGRI_mPanPan1-v2.0_pri, whole genome shotgun sequence, the proteins below share one genomic window:
- the FAM111A gene encoding serine protease FAM111A, with the protein MSCKKQRSRKHSVNEKCNMKIEHYFSPVSKEQQNNCSTSLMRMESRGGPRTTTNTQAQRFHSPKKNPEDQTMPQNRTISVTLKVNHRRNQDMKLKLTDSENSSLYMALNTLQAVRKEIETHQGQEMLVRGTEGIKEYINLGMPLSCFPEGGQVVITFSQSKSKQKEDNHIFGRQDKASTECVKFYIHAIGIGKYKRRIVKCGKLHKKGCKLCVYAFKGETIKDALCKDGRFLPFLENDDWKLIENNDTILESTQTVDELEGKYFQVEVEKRMVPSAAASQNPESEKRNTCVLREQIVAQYPSLKRESEKIIENFKKKMKVKNGETLFKLHRTTFGKVTKNSSSIKVVKLLVRLSDSVGYLSWDSATTGCATCFVFKGLFILTCRHVIDNIVGDGIEPSKWATIIGQCVRVTFGYEELKDKETNYFFVEPWFEIHNEELDYAVLKLKENGQQVPMELYNGITPVPLSGLIHIIGHPYGEKKQIDACAVIPQGQRAKKCQERVQSKKAESPEYVHMHTQRSFQKIVHNPDVITYDTEFFFGASGSPVFDSKGSLVAMHAAGFAYTYQNETRSIIEFGSTMESILLDIKQRHKPWYEEVFVSQQDVEMMSDEDL; encoded by the exons ATGAGCTGTAAGAAGCAGAGGTCACGGAAGCACTCAGTCAATGAAAAATGTAATATGAAAATCGAGCACTATTTTTCTCCG gtcTCTAAAGAGCAACAGAATAATTGCAGTACTTCTCTAATGAGGATGGAGTCTAGAGGAGGCCCAAGAACCACAACTAATACCCAGGCTCAAAGATTCCATTCACCTAAGAAAAATCCAGAAGACCAGACCATGCCCCAAAATAGGACAATATCTGTTACCTTGAAGGTAAACCACAGGAGAAACCAAGATATGAAACTTAAGCTCACAGATAGTGAGAATAGTAGCTTATATATGGCTCTCAACACTCTCCAGGCTGTCAGAAAAGAGATAGAAACTCACCAAGGCCAAGAAATGCTTGTGCGTGGCACAGAAGGAATCAAAGAGTACATAAACCTTGGAATGCCCCTCAGTTGTTTCCCTGAAGGTGGCCAGGTGGTCATTACATTTTCCCAAAGTAAAAGTAAGCAGAAGGAAGATAACCACATATTTGGCAGGCAGGACAAAGCATCGACTGAATGTGTCAAATTTTACATTCATGCAATTGGAATTGGGAAGTATAAAAGAAGGATTGTTAAATGTGGGAAGCTTCACAAAAAGGGGTGCAAACTCTGTGTTTATGCTTTCAAAGGAGAAACCATCAAGGATGCGCTGTGCAAGGATGGCAGATTTCTTCCCTTTCTGGAGAATGATGATTGGAAACTCATTGAAAACAATGACACCATTTTAGAAAGCACCCAGACAGTTGATGAATTAGAAGGCAAATACTTTCAGGTTGAGGTTGAGAAAAGAATGGTCCCCAGTGCAGCAGCTTCTCAGAATCCTGAGTCAGAGAAAAGAAACACCTGTGTGTTGAGAGAACAAATCGTGGCTCAGTACCCCAGtttgaaaagagaaagtgaaaaaatcattgaaaacttcaagaaaaaaatgaaagtaaaaaatggGGAAACATTATTTAAATTGCATAGAACAACGTTTGGGAAAGTAACAAAAAATTCTTCTTCGATTAAAGTAGTGAAACTTCTTGTACGTCTCAGTGACTCAGTTGGGTACTTATCCTGGGACAGTGCAACTACGGGTTGCGCCACCTGCTTTGTTTTTAAAGGATTGTTCATTTTAACTTGTCGGCATGTAATAGATAACATTGTGGGAGACGGAATAGAGCCAAGTAAGTGGGCAACCATAATTGGTCAATGTGTAAGGGTGACATTTGGTTATGAAGAGctaaaagacaaggaaacaaacTACTTTTTTGTTGAACCTTGGTTTGAGATACATAATGAAGAGCTTGACTATGCTGTCCTGAAACTGAAGGAAAATGGACAACAAGTACCTATGGAACTATATAATGGAATTACTCCTGTGCCACTTAGTGGGTTGATACATATTATTGGCCATCCATATGGAGAAAAAAAGCAGATTGATGCTTGTGCTGTGATCCCTCAGGGTCAGCGAGCAAAGAAATGTCAGGAACGTGTTCAGTCTAAAAAAGCAGAAAGTCCAGAGTATGTCCATATGCATACTCAAAGAAGTTTCCAGAAAATAGTTCACAACCCTGATGTGATTACCTATGACACTGAATTTTTCTTTGGGGCTTCCGGCTCCCCTGTGTTTGATTCAAAAGGTTCATTGGTGGCCATGCATGCTGCTGGCTTTGCTTATACTTACCAAAATGAGACTCGTAGTATCATTGAGTTTGGCTCTACCATGGAATCCATCCTCCTTGATATTAAGCAAAGACATAAACCATGGTATGAAGAAGTATTTGTAAGTCAGCAGGATGTAGAAATGATGAGTGATGAGGACTTGTGA